One stretch of Clavibacter michiganensis DNA includes these proteins:
- the hisI gene encoding phosphoribosyl-AMP cyclohydrolase, with the protein MSAAASVPDVDGILARASFADDGLLPAVIQQHDTREVLMLGYMDREALRRTLTTGRVTFWSRSRSEYWRKGDTSGHGQYVRDAALDCDGDTVLVQVDQVGVACHTGTRTCFDADHLHPVTGARPAADEGPTP; encoded by the coding sequence ATGAGCGCAGCAGCGTCCGTCCCCGACGTCGACGGCATCCTCGCGCGCGCGTCCTTCGCCGACGACGGGCTCCTGCCCGCCGTGATCCAGCAGCACGACACGCGCGAGGTGCTCATGCTCGGCTACATGGACCGCGAGGCCCTCCGCCGCACGCTCACCACGGGCCGCGTCACCTTCTGGTCGCGCTCCCGGAGCGAGTACTGGCGGAAGGGCGACACGTCGGGACACGGCCAGTACGTCCGCGACGCGGCCCTCGACTGCGACGGCGACACGGTCCTCGTCCAGGTCGACCAGGTAGGAGTGGCCTGCCACACCGGCACGCGCACCTGCTTCGACGCCGATCACCTCCACCCCGTCACGGGCGCGCGCCCGGCCGCCGACGAAGGGCCCACCCCATGA
- the hisF gene encoding imidazole glycerol phosphate synthase subunit HisF, with protein sequence MAPAGSVAEPAAQLAVRVIPCLDVAAGRVVKGVNFLDLQDAGDPVELARLYYEQGADELTFLDVTATVEDRSTMYDVVSATAEQVFIPLTVGGGVRSADDVARLLASGADKIGVNSAAIARPDLVGEIADRFGAQVCVLSLDVTRGDTASGFVVTTHGGRTRTTIDAVAWAREAVERGAGELLVNSIDADGTRDGFDLELVAAMRAASRVPVIASGGAGELDHFAPAIEAGADAVLAASVFHSRRFTIGDVKGALHDAGQVVRR encoded by the coding sequence GTGGCACCCGCTGGATCCGTCGCCGAGCCCGCCGCGCAGCTCGCCGTCCGCGTCATCCCCTGCCTCGACGTGGCCGCCGGGCGCGTCGTCAAGGGCGTCAACTTCCTCGACCTGCAGGACGCGGGCGATCCCGTCGAGCTCGCGCGCCTCTACTACGAGCAGGGCGCCGACGAGCTCACCTTCCTCGACGTCACGGCCACGGTCGAGGACCGCTCGACGATGTACGACGTCGTGAGCGCCACCGCCGAGCAGGTCTTCATCCCGCTGACGGTGGGCGGGGGAGTGCGCAGCGCCGACGACGTCGCGCGCCTGCTCGCGAGCGGCGCCGACAAGATCGGCGTCAACAGCGCGGCCATCGCGCGCCCCGACCTCGTCGGTGAGATCGCCGACCGGTTCGGCGCGCAGGTCTGCGTGCTCTCGCTCGACGTGACGCGCGGCGACACGGCGTCCGGCTTCGTCGTCACCACCCACGGCGGACGCACGCGCACGACCATCGACGCGGTCGCCTGGGCCCGCGAGGCCGTCGAGCGCGGCGCGGGCGAGCTGCTCGTCAACTCCATCGACGCCGACGGGACGCGCGACGGCTTCGACCTCGAGCTCGTGGCCGCCATGCGCGCCGCGAGCCGCGTGCCCGTCATCGCCTCGGGCGGCGCGGGCGAGCTCGACCACTTCGCGCCCGCGATCGAGGCCGGCGCCGACGCCGTGCTCGCCGCGAGCGTCTTCCACTCCCGCCGGTTCACGATCGGCGACGTCAAGGGCGCCCTCCACGACGCCGGTCAGGTGGTCCGACGATGA
- the hisG gene encoding ATP phosphoribosyltransferase — translation MLRVAVPNKGSLAETAAQMLAEAGYAGRRDPKELYVLDARNDVEFFYLRPRDIATYVGSGALDVGITGRDLLIDSASDATETAELGFAGSTFRFAGPVGRFADLADLAGVRIATSYPVLVGGFLREHGVEAQLIRLDGAVESAIQLGVADAIADVVETGTTLRKAGLEIFGPVILRSTAVLISGAEEKPGAATLLRRLEGVLVARRYVLMDYDVPLDLLDAATAITPGIESPTISPLQDPAWVAVRSMVPRDDTNQIMDRLHEVGARAILVSPIHAARI, via the coding sequence ATGCTCCGTGTCGCCGTGCCCAACAAGGGCTCGCTCGCCGAGACCGCCGCCCAGATGCTCGCCGAGGCCGGGTACGCCGGCCGTCGTGATCCCAAGGAGCTCTACGTCCTCGACGCGCGCAACGACGTCGAGTTCTTCTACCTCCGTCCGCGCGACATCGCGACCTACGTCGGATCCGGCGCGCTCGACGTCGGCATCACCGGCCGTGACCTCCTCATCGACTCCGCGTCGGACGCCACCGAGACCGCGGAGCTCGGCTTCGCGGGATCCACGTTCCGCTTCGCCGGCCCCGTCGGCCGCTTCGCCGACCTGGCCGACCTGGCCGGCGTCCGCATCGCCACCAGCTACCCCGTCCTCGTCGGCGGCTTCCTCCGCGAGCACGGCGTCGAGGCGCAGCTCATCCGCCTCGACGGCGCGGTCGAGTCCGCCATCCAGCTGGGCGTCGCCGACGCCATCGCCGACGTGGTGGAGACGGGCACGACGCTGCGGAAGGCCGGGCTCGAGATCTTCGGCCCCGTGATCCTCCGCTCCACCGCCGTCCTCATCTCCGGCGCAGAGGAGAAGCCGGGCGCCGCCACGCTGCTGCGCCGCCTCGAGGGAGTCCTCGTCGCGCGCCGCTACGTGCTCATGGACTACGACGTGCCGCTCGACCTGCTCGACGCCGCCACGGCCATCACGCCGGGCATCGAGTCGCCCACCATCTCGCCGCTGCAGGACCCCGCGTGGGTCGCGGTGCGCTCGATGGTGCCGCGCGACGACACGAACCAGATCATGGACCGCCTGCACGAGGTGGGCGCGCGCGCCATCCTCGTCAGCCCCATCCACGCCGCCCGGATCTGA
- a CDS encoding phosphoribosyl-ATP diphosphatase — protein MKTFDDLFGELTRIAAERPEGSGTVRELDGGVHAIGKKVVEEAAEVWMASEYESDDRTAEEISQLLYHVQVMMIARGLTLEDVGRHL, from the coding sequence GTGAAGACCTTCGATGACCTGTTCGGCGAGCTGACCCGGATCGCCGCCGAGCGGCCCGAGGGGTCCGGCACCGTCCGCGAGCTCGACGGCGGCGTGCACGCGATCGGCAAGAAGGTCGTCGAGGAGGCCGCCGAGGTCTGGATGGCGTCGGAGTACGAGTCCGACGACCGCACGGCCGAGGAGATCTCGCAGCTGCTGTACCACGTGCAGGTCATGATGATCGCGCGCGGCCTCACCCTGGAGGACGTCGGCCGACATCTGTGA
- a CDS encoding FKBP-type peptidyl-prolyl cis-trans isomerase, with amino-acid sequence MTDTTKPEVEPVDGPAPAELTISDITVGDGPEAQPGDTVDVHYLGVDFESGEEFDSSWSRGQSVRFPLRSLIAGWQQGIPGMKVGGRRQLVVPPELAYGPAGGGHRLSGRTLIFVIDLQGVG; translated from the coding sequence ATGACCGACACCACGAAGCCCGAGGTCGAGCCCGTCGACGGCCCGGCCCCCGCAGAGCTCACCATCTCCGACATCACCGTGGGCGACGGCCCCGAGGCCCAGCCCGGCGACACGGTCGACGTGCACTACCTCGGCGTCGACTTCGAGTCCGGCGAGGAGTTCGACTCCTCCTGGAGCCGCGGCCAGTCCGTGCGCTTCCCGCTCCGCAGCCTCATCGCCGGCTGGCAGCAGGGCATCCCCGGCATGAAGGTCGGCGGACGCCGCCAGCTCGTCGTCCCGCCGGAGCTCGCCTACGGCCCCGCGGGCGGCGGCCACCGCCTCTCCGGCCGCACGCTGATCTTCGTGATCGACCTGCAGGGCGTCGGCTAG
- the rpe gene encoding ribulose-phosphate 3-epimerase has protein sequence MPVRIEPSILSADFANLEREIQRLATADLVHVDIMDNHFVPNLTFGLPMVERLQQVTPVPLDIHLMIDDVDRWAPGYAEAGAASVTFHAEATREPVALARRLREIGARAGIALKPGTPVDDYLDLLHEFDQVLVMTVEPGFGGQSFMPETMPKLRALRSRLRESGHDVWLQVDGGIDVETIGRAAEAGADTFVSGSGVFRGGDPEAAIAELRRAAEAHTHAH, from the coding sequence ATGCCCGTCCGCATCGAACCGAGCATCCTGTCCGCCGACTTCGCGAACCTGGAGCGCGAGATCCAGCGCCTCGCCACCGCCGACCTCGTGCACGTCGACATCATGGACAACCACTTCGTGCCGAACCTCACGTTCGGCCTGCCGATGGTCGAGCGCCTCCAGCAGGTGACCCCGGTCCCGCTCGACATCCACCTGATGATCGACGACGTCGACCGCTGGGCCCCCGGCTACGCGGAGGCCGGCGCCGCGAGCGTCACCTTCCACGCCGAGGCCACGCGCGAGCCCGTCGCCCTCGCGCGGCGCCTCCGGGAGATCGGCGCGCGCGCCGGCATCGCGCTGAAGCCCGGCACGCCCGTCGACGACTACCTCGACCTCCTCCACGAGTTCGACCAGGTGCTCGTGATGACGGTCGAGCCCGGCTTCGGCGGCCAGTCCTTCATGCCCGAGACCATGCCGAAGCTGCGCGCCCTCCGCTCCCGCCTCCGCGAGTCCGGCCACGACGTGTGGCTCCAGGTCGACGGCGGCATCGACGTCGAGACCATCGGCCGCGCGGCCGAGGCCGGCGCCGACACGTTCGTCTCCGGATCCGGCGTCTTCCGCGGCGGCGACCCCGAGGCGGCCATCGCCGAGCTGCGCCGGGCCGCCGAGGCGCACACGCACGCGCACTGA
- a CDS encoding RsmB/NOP family class I SAM-dependent RNA methyltransferase — translation MSDSTGSPARRPGGRRPAGGDRRRPADRADVGGPASVSPARRVAYEVVSAVRESDAYANLLLPVKIRRAALTAQDAALATELTYGTLRMSGYYDRVVELAAGRPVTAIDAPILDVLRLSVHQLLSMRVATHAAVNEGVDMARAVGSRSATGFVNGVLRTITRTEPAEWRQRVLDSAASDDERLALEHSHPLWVLRALRQALAREGRADELEDLLRADNAAPAVSLVALPGLATVEETGEQPAAFSPVGAYLEGGDPMDAPGVAEGRVRVQDEGSQLAALALSRARAVTPGERWLDLCAGPGGKAALLAAEAGRSGALLTANELVPARAGLVRDALRAVPGDTEVWELDGTTVGEEHPGAFDRILLDAPCSGLGALRRRPEARWRKTPRDVAGLGALQAGLIDSAIGALAPGGILAYVTCSPHLAETRAIVQAALQRHADVTALDTAAVLQEVADGDLELPAADPDAATRGSSVQLWPHRHGTDAMFIALLTRR, via the coding sequence ATGAGCGACAGCACCGGATCCCCCGCCCGCCGACCGGGCGGACGCCGTCCCGCGGGAGGCGACCGCCGTCGCCCCGCCGATCGCGCCGACGTCGGCGGGCCCGCGTCCGTCAGCCCCGCGCGCCGCGTCGCCTACGAGGTCGTCAGCGCGGTCCGCGAGTCGGACGCGTACGCGAACCTCCTGCTGCCCGTCAAGATCCGGCGCGCGGCCCTCACCGCCCAGGACGCGGCGCTCGCCACGGAGCTGACCTACGGCACGCTCCGCATGTCCGGCTACTACGACCGCGTCGTCGAGCTGGCCGCCGGCCGTCCCGTCACCGCGATCGACGCCCCGATCCTCGACGTGCTCCGCCTCTCGGTCCACCAGCTCCTCAGCATGCGCGTGGCCACGCACGCCGCCGTCAACGAGGGCGTCGACATGGCGCGCGCGGTCGGATCCCGCTCCGCCACGGGCTTCGTCAACGGCGTCCTCCGCACCATCACGCGCACGGAGCCAGCCGAGTGGCGCCAGCGCGTGCTCGACAGCGCCGCGAGCGACGACGAGCGCCTCGCGCTCGAGCACTCCCACCCGCTCTGGGTGCTGCGCGCGCTCCGCCAGGCGCTCGCCCGCGAGGGCCGCGCCGACGAGCTCGAGGACCTGCTGCGCGCCGACAACGCCGCGCCCGCCGTCAGCCTCGTCGCGCTCCCGGGCCTCGCGACGGTCGAGGAGACCGGCGAGCAGCCGGCCGCGTTCTCGCCCGTCGGCGCCTACCTCGAGGGCGGCGACCCGATGGACGCGCCCGGCGTCGCCGAGGGCCGCGTCCGCGTGCAGGACGAGGGCTCCCAGCTCGCCGCCCTCGCGCTCAGCCGCGCCCGCGCCGTCACGCCCGGCGAGCGCTGGCTCGACCTGTGCGCGGGCCCCGGCGGCAAGGCCGCGCTCCTCGCCGCGGAGGCCGGCCGCTCCGGCGCCCTGCTCACCGCCAACGAGCTCGTCCCCGCGCGCGCCGGGCTCGTCCGCGACGCCCTCCGCGCCGTCCCCGGCGACACCGAGGTGTGGGAGCTCGACGGCACGACCGTGGGGGAGGAGCACCCGGGCGCCTTCGACCGGATCCTGCTCGACGCGCCGTGCAGCGGCCTCGGCGCCCTCCGCCGCCGGCCCGAGGCGCGCTGGCGGAAGACGCCGCGCGACGTCGCGGGCCTCGGCGCGCTGCAGGCCGGCCTCATCGACTCCGCGATCGGCGCGCTCGCGCCCGGCGGGATCCTCGCCTACGTCACGTGCTCGCCGCACCTCGCCGAGACCCGCGCCATCGTGCAGGCGGCGCTCCAGCGCCACGCGGACGTGACCGCGCTCGACACGGCCGCGGTGCTGCAGGAGGTGGCCGACGGCGACCTCGAGCTGCCGGCGGCCGACCCCGACGCCGCGACCCGCGGATCCAGCGTGCAGCTCTGGCCGCACCGGCACGGCACCGACGCCATGTTCATCGCCCTGCTGACCCGCCGGTAG